The following DNA comes from Malania oleifera isolate guangnan ecotype guangnan chromosome 12, ASM2987363v1, whole genome shotgun sequence.
gcgcctgaagtcaccactttggtcgcctgaccctgtattccaacgtgatttttcaaggcttaaggaacttcggtcgcctggacctttaccctcaggcacctgaagtcgTGGGGCtgctaaaaaccagatttttattaaGTGAACTCGCGAGCCATCTAattgatccaacgactgagatcaatcctaagggtcatttactatatatactaaatgttTAAACCCTATAAGGAAGCTAAGAcgcacaacaagaaaaatatacatctcattgcaagacgtGAACCCTAGAGGTGATTTTCTGCACTCCTTCCATCTTCATTGGGCAAATCTCTTCGGAAAATCAAAGGGGTTTCATTATCTCTTTCAACTGTACCTCAATTGTCTAGTGAGGTGTgatcttttaagtttttatttctcaagaacctctcatcacaTCATCTGTTTTCTTGAGTAtctttagaaatattttttttgatatTGAGTGTGCATAAaagtcttgttagcttggttcattgattgttggaatcaagagtatataaacatatatatatttgttcatagggcatttttattgaaaaatctagtttggtggaaagattgaactttgaaagaaactttgtgagtttattgtgtttgtcttcaagacaaagtttttgctaactagttcacttcaattatataagtgtgcatttttgcaaagtgaaccaagaaccctagattatttcaaaacgttttgaatttatctttacttgaaagttttggttaaaaagggattcgtgtgttgaggcatatcatacataaaacgagtttatcgttttcatacattcacgagcttcaagttatatcatatgttaatgtgctaggaaattgaattgtacttacaaactttttttagaagcattgttttgagtgttattttcaaatttcattgtaaacacagttcgagttgtgaaccggaTGTGAGgaagaagttgtaccttttgtaagcagcggtttgtaaaggaagctctgtcccactttaaggagcagggtttttagtgaatccttgagtggttgctcaaggcgaggttgtaggccaagtcggctgaacctcataaaatcgcgtttgttttctctcttccctctactctttattttccgcgttgtatttaaattgagtatattgcatgcatagataggattgccacacacatatataattgagtaacaagaagcagtcggtaaatttataagaagtgtgtaaaaagAAATTAAgtggattaattttttttaatatccaattcacctcccctcttgggattacaccttaatcaacaattggGTTTTTActcccagtatggtatcaaagcatgtagattatcatagtatatataaaaaaaaaaaatcagtttattaagtaggtcgttaGAATACATCACAATAACAGaattactacaatcactgtatatctatatatacaacactcaacccaaaaatatatctTAGGGCCATTTCTACAAAAGACaaccgaccctatcaaaatacttactcTTCTAGAAGGGCATATCTACCGTACTAGATTAGCGGGgttttacccgctctcctatcaggggctcttgaaatatgaaattcggggtgagacacctctcagtaaggaaaataaactaatactagtatgtggcaacatgagtattccatgttgTACATATATTGTACAGAAACATATTTAACAACTGTTATGTCATAtctaggaaaatatatatatcatcataacatggtagaacatactgcattttcataaacatatttcatctcatataataataatacaaaaacatttttggtaggttagctggctattgtcatgtattacccccacatgactggactGTGTGacccaaaggcaggacctgacaatggttggccaaccattgtcaagtcaaaagtacagtctgtaagtctgatgggtctgcctaacctggtccatacaccaggggcgctcacacacttcttaaaaaccacatcgaccatccaatctcacaccactccgtatagcggcgttaacacaaatatcatgatcacgaagatcatggacacataacaatggTATCATGCAAGTgttagcttagaccaagccaattaggttctaatatcatataacatatactgaaactgtgatacatggatatttcatatcattaattatcatatcaatcatatcattttgcatacatacatatatcatgaaaattatctgcccatacgccggtattacacattttaccgtAGCtggacccgtacgccggcaaatcataacacagtatgctggcaaatcacatccatagctcggaccgtacgccagcaaatcatatcatagcacagctcgtacgctggcacaTTACATCCATAGCaaggcccgtacgctggcaaaatatatccataactcagcccgtacgctgacaaatcatacacatagcacagttTGTACGCCAGCaaaactcatgccacaccaacagatttttcatatattcaacatatcatcgttttcaacagtgttttctcaaatataaatcgtatatatatatatatatgaacatatttactttcctgaaatcaaatgctatatgtacatacattttcttagaaagaactagtttagtttatcctcttacctgattcctgaaaagtccctaagaaaatctgtcccgcacccacagggttccctactcaacaccctgaaaacaacattctccagaactaaagttcagtatttctacgcgtataacactttctacaactgtcaaaaatccaaatattgggtagaaactcttaccttggatttgggatggtttccatttcaaccccatcgacgatctgctctggcaaacttgtagagtACTTTCCCAGGAACGTCGTAGCGGTTTCAGATTGTCGAATTGGCAGAAATCCGGccagaaatcgaagagagaaggaggagggaccgaagggtaggagagagagagagagagatgctgcGCAAGAAATTTCAGCTAAAAgagttttaggcctatttaaactatggccttcgtcgacaagctacatcacctcgtcgacaaggtcaatacaaaactcgtcgacgaactctccccttcgtcgatgaaatttagaaatcccaaaatcatcccctcggtatttcctcgtcgacgagtcacgtcacctcatcgatgagcctagttatattttcgtcgacaaactcctgttataccctcgttgacgagttccctgtattcgtcgacgaggagctgaaaaattcttcGAGATTTATCCTTTCCACAATACAATGtcgttgactgcctccttctattttcggtttccatttctctttcttttattatttaaataccattatttttcgggtcattacactaagaaagagagatgagagtaatagataattagaaatataataaagttattagttgagaagtcaatgagacttgaaaaaagaaaaagaattaaattgtatttattttacattttaaaatacaatttcatttatttgttagttgggaagtcaatgtatgggaagtGAACATAACAAATAATATTaacaaaatttaattataaaaaatttaggcttcaaaaaatatattattatattaaaaaaaaattgggagcCCCAAAGCGAGCACCTTAGCTGCCTAATGGAAGAGCCGGCCATGCATATAATATTGTCAAAATAAACATGCACATCAACTCGACAaatattaaatacctgagtatttatcataatcaaaataggatataaCTTATTGGATCAACAAATTAGAAAAACCCATGTCTCCATTAGAGCATATAATATAAGCAACTTATGAGTTAATGACTAGCTTGCATGAAGATTATTTCACTCCATTTGTGGTTTTGAAATAAAAAGAAGTATTGGTGGATCAATACTTTGTTAACAAAGAACTAAATAATTCTAAACACTAACACAATTTAACTTGAAAACAAATTTTACACATATTAAAAACTCAATTATAAAATTTATGCTTCCCATTTCATATCATTTATTCCTTAGATTATATTTAATTTGGGAAATACTTGCTTCTAAAAATTAATTacttttaataaattaattataatcaactatacaagaaattaaatcattgctttaaagcaaataataatataaactatTTTACAAGCTCgtaataatgaataaataaaaaataactatcCTAATttccaatataaataaaaaaaattaaactatataaaaatacttatttacttaatttttaaaattttaaaaaaatcttcatGATATCACCCTTCCAacatcacaaaaaataaaaataaaaaataaaaaataaaaaactcttAGTCCAACCAACTCCACAGCCTTAACGAGCCTTCCATCCAGAAATTCTTTTAAACATTTCAATATAAACAATCTCTTTCTCTCAATGACCAGAATAAAAACAAAAGCCTTCTTAATTTCccaaaacatattttattaaaaatgtaACGCAGTAATCAATAATCACAACGAAAGTGttttcattctttcattcttTACTTCTTCACTACTTCAACACACACATATGTACACACGCCCACGTACGAACACCCACCAAGAGCAACCCATGTCTTCCCTACCCAACCCtcctcaaaaacaaaaacaaaaaacgaaaaacaaaaacagaaacacCAAAAGCAAAAGTATTTCTCACTCTCTTAAACCCACTAAACCCTATAAAAGGTTATGCTCAGAGCACAGATCTACAGAGAGGGCACGATGTGTGCTGCTTGTCGAACCACTTCTCCAGACAGCCTTTGTGGAAGAAATGCTTGCACGACAACTCACTCACCTCCTCTTCCCCTTCGAACCCACACAAGCACACACAACACTCCGTCAAAGCCCCCCATCGGTCGCGGCTTCCGCATTCGCTTCCGGCGCCCGCGACCACGCCGGACCTGCTGTCGCACAAAATCTTAAACTGGGTTATCGACACCCGCCTCCGTTCTCCGGCGCCCTCCCGCATTGGGAAAGCGTCTTCGTCCCCATTCGGA
Coding sequences within:
- the LOC131144262 gene encoding probable E3 ubiquitin-protein ligase XERICO gives rise to the protein MGLSNFPSPAEGVLPLLVVNAVISAALLKNAVRSMLRLVGVVWSISPNGDEDAFPMREGAGERRRVSITQFKILCDSRSGVVAGAGSECGSRDRWGALTECCVCLCGFEGEEEVSELSCKHFFHKGCLEKWFDKQHTSCPLCRSVL